From Temnothorax longispinosus isolate EJ_2023e chromosome 3, Tlon_JGU_v1, whole genome shotgun sequence, one genomic window encodes:
- the LOC139809678 gene encoding twitchin-like translates to MTVLDKPGPPEGPLQYEEITSQSVTLSWKPPNYNGGSELTGYVIEKRDLTHGDGRYLLLHTLIPSLIMRLLPRLLEGTTYEFCVSAENLQGRSKPLTTDRSVVAKNQFMVPGQPGKPECVDADKDHIKIKWTPPISNGDSKIIGYDVERRDRAIDRWIKQNKEPVRYPEYYDDHVTEGHQYEYRVAAINAAGAGKPSETSSVFTAKPMKEKPKLHLDALIGRKIKVRAGEPINVNIPLSGAPTPKIEWTKDEKSLMETLRLSTETKSDRTQLLIEKSIRDDDGMYTVTASNEHEKESAEIEVIAVDKPGPPQDPLQYTGTTQESVGLSWNPPADNGGSDITNYIVEVSDYGSDNWR, encoded by the exons ATGACCGTTCTAGATAAACCCGGACCGCCGGAAGGTCCTTTGCAGTACGAGGAAATCACCAGCCAGTCCGTCACGCTTTCGTGGAAGCCACCCAACTATAATGGAGGCAGCGAActtac tgGATACGTCATCGAAAAACGCGATCTCACGCATGGTGACGGTAGGTACTTGCTGTTACACACGTTAATCCCAAGTTTAATCATGCGACTGTTGCCAAGGTTGCTTGAGGGAACCACGTACGAATTCTGTGTGTCCGCGGAAAATCTTCAGGGTCGCTCCAAGCCATTGACTACTGATCGATCTGTTGTTGCCAAGAATCAATTCA TGGTTCCTGGACAACCTGGCAAGCCGGAATGCGTGGACGCCGACAAAGATCACATCAAGATCAAATGGACTCCGCCCATTAGCAACGGTGATTCCAAGATCATCGGTTACGACGTGGAGCGTCGCGATCGCGCTATAGATCGTTGGATAAAGCAAAACAAGGAGCCGGTCAGATATCCTGAGTATTACGACGACCATGTGACCGAAGGTCATCAGTACGAATATCGCGTGGCGGCCATAAACGCCGCAGGCGCTGGAAAACCGAGCGAGACCTCGTCCGTATTCACAGCTAAACCCATGAAGGAGAAACCGAAGCTTCATCTGGACGCTCTGATCGGACGCAAGATCAAGGTCCGCGCTGGAGAACCGATCAACGTCAACATACCGTTGTCCGGTGCGCCCACGCCGAAGATCGAATGGACCAAGGATGAAAAGTCACTCATGGAAACTCTTCGCCTATCT ACTGAGACCAAGAGCGATCGAACGCAGCTACTGATCGAGAAGTCCATCCGAGATGACGACGGCATGTACACTGTGACCGCGTCGAACGAGCATGAAAAAGAATCGGCTGAGATCGAAGTGATAGCCGTGGACAAGCCTGGACCACCTCAGGACCCTCTGCAATATACCGGCACGACGCAGGAGTCCGTCGGCCTGTCCTGGAATCCACCGGCGGACAACGGCGGATCCGACATCACAAACTACATCGTCGAGGTTTCGGATTATGGTTCTGACAATTGGCGATAA